From Streptomyces sp. TLI_053, a single genomic window includes:
- a CDS encoding dual specificity protein phosphatase family protein, which translates to MKTRQRDRGAPEPQAPWNEVRPRLWQGGHFWASPDGEVQTAVVGTEFDLVISLFTRPGHGPHPGVDHLINEIPDGPLTAEQLHSVQQLALTAAEAVRNDRTVLVRCHSGYNRSGLVVAQTLIELGQDPATAIALVRQSRSPWALNNQTFEQYLTTGLDVAYLLAGLETRT; encoded by the coding sequence GTGAAGACACGACAGAGAGACCGAGGCGCCCCCGAACCGCAGGCGCCGTGGAACGAGGTCAGGCCGCGGCTATGGCAGGGCGGGCACTTCTGGGCCAGTCCTGACGGCGAGGTGCAGACCGCCGTTGTCGGTACTGAATTCGACCTGGTCATCAGCTTGTTCACCCGACCGGGCCATGGACCGCATCCCGGAGTAGACCATCTGATCAATGAGATCCCGGACGGCCCACTCACGGCTGAGCAACTCCACTCGGTGCAACAGCTGGCCCTCACGGCGGCTGAGGCCGTACGGAATGACCGCACCGTTCTCGTGCGCTGCCACTCCGGCTACAACCGCTCCGGCCTCGTCGTCGCACAGACCCTGATCGAGCTGGGTCAGGACCCGGCGACCGCCATCGCACTCGTTCGACAGAGTCGATCGCCCTGGGCCCTGAACAACCAGACCTTCGAGCAGTACCTCACCACGGGACTCGACGTCGCCTACCTTCTGGCCGGACTCGAAACCCGCACCTGA
- a CDS encoding stealth family protein codes for MPLRPARLTTAVRRLAFLVHRPRRTGLTGLGPVPEPEQEQEQASTEPPSPLPEPAPPGERLAAGRREREAELAATLTGVVRHGGLLAQADRIRLPGQRLDDNLAEVAGALGAAGIDYGIVPDRGRRHRLAVAAGDRSAALEALSVPFAGQAVYADLLEHGRVLTTVLAEQVRTAVAVVEREATGPGDLLDAEPGATPPDRVKGLRIYRPAVVGTLLYGSEAACDVEFWDPAPQAPGAVASIDETPLGWWVPSLEATARTAVGGQVYPLVNAFAVDLPDRVAFPVDAVITWVDDTDPAWQRRRDTARAGLARTAAPVAPEDGDAASGIAGDADQRFRNRDELRYCLRALAAHAPWIRHVHLITDDQTPPWLDTDRPGLTVVPHRDLFAGTDAGPVFNSHAIESRLHLIPGLAEHFLYINDDVFLGRTVAPEDFFLGNGLPLCFPDDRIIPPGDARSDDSVYVAALKNTRAALTASTGKTYPRTLRHAPHPLRRSVMAESAERFAAELRATVRSPFRAGTDLAPVTLAAYYAHATARAVDGHLYGGYFVTDSHEDLARLADLHEERWADYFCLADGIRDRISPQAQHDALTGFLSEYFPVPSPFETGPARTTVR; via the coding sequence ATGCCCCTTCGCCCGGCCCGTCTCACCACCGCAGTGCGCCGGCTCGCCTTCCTGGTGCACCGCCCGCGACGCACCGGGCTCACCGGCCTCGGACCAGTCCCGGAGCCCGAGCAGGAGCAGGAGCAGGCATCCACGGAACCCCCGTCTCCACTCCCGGAACCTGCCCCACCGGGCGAGAGGCTGGCCGCGGGGCGTCGTGAGCGCGAGGCCGAGCTCGCTGCCACCCTGACCGGTGTCGTCCGTCACGGCGGGCTGTTGGCGCAGGCGGACCGGATACGGCTGCCGGGTCAGCGTCTGGACGACAACCTCGCCGAGGTCGCCGGAGCGCTGGGCGCGGCGGGCATCGACTACGGCATCGTGCCCGACCGCGGCAGGCGTCACCGCCTGGCCGTAGCGGCCGGCGACCGCTCCGCAGCACTGGAGGCGCTCTCGGTGCCGTTCGCCGGGCAGGCCGTGTACGCGGACCTGCTGGAGCACGGGCGCGTGCTCACCACCGTCCTGGCCGAGCAGGTACGCACCGCCGTCGCGGTCGTGGAACGCGAGGCGACCGGCCCCGGCGACCTCCTGGACGCCGAACCCGGTGCGACCCCGCCGGACCGGGTCAAGGGGCTGCGCATCTACCGGCCGGCCGTGGTCGGGACCCTTCTGTACGGCTCCGAGGCCGCGTGCGACGTCGAATTCTGGGATCCTGCCCCGCAGGCCCCCGGGGCCGTTGCCTCCATCGACGAGACCCCGCTCGGCTGGTGGGTGCCCTCGCTGGAGGCCACGGCCAGGACGGCTGTCGGCGGGCAGGTGTACCCGCTGGTCAACGCCTTCGCCGTCGACCTGCCGGACCGCGTCGCCTTTCCCGTGGACGCCGTCATCACCTGGGTCGACGACACCGACCCGGCCTGGCAGAGGCGGCGTGACACCGCCCGGGCCGGCCTCGCCCGCACGGCCGCACCGGTCGCGCCGGAGGACGGCGACGCCGCCAGCGGCATCGCCGGTGACGCCGACCAGCGTTTCCGCAACCGCGACGAACTCCGTTACTGTCTGCGCGCACTGGCCGCGCACGCTCCCTGGATCCGCCACGTCCACCTGATCACCGACGACCAGACGCCTCCGTGGCTCGACACCGACCGGCCCGGCCTGACCGTCGTCCCGCACCGGGACCTGTTCGCCGGCACCGACGCCGGGCCCGTGTTCAACTCCCATGCCATCGAGAGCCGGCTGCACCTGATCCCCGGCCTCGCCGAGCACTTCCTGTACATCAACGACGACGTCTTCCTCGGCCGCACCGTCGCGCCCGAGGACTTCTTCCTCGGCAACGGCCTGCCCCTGTGCTTCCCCGACGACCGGATCATTCCCCCCGGTGACGCCCGGAGCGACGACTCGGTCTACGTCGCCGCCCTGAAGAACACACGCGCGGCCCTGACCGCCTCGACCGGCAAGACCTACCCCCGCACCCTCAGACACGCCCCCCACCCGCTGCGCCGCAGCGTCATGGCCGAAAGCGCGGAGCGGTTCGCGGCCGAGCTTCGTGCCACGGTCCGCTCGCCGTTCCGGGCCGGCACCGATCTCGCACCGGTGACCCTGGCCGCGTACTACGCCCACGCGACCGCGCGCGCCGTGGACGGGCATCTCTACGGCGGCTACTTCGTCACGGACAGCCACGAGGACCTCGCCCGCCTCGCAGACCTCCACGAGGAACGCTGGGCCGACTACTTCTGCCTCGCCGACGGCATCCGCGACCGCATCTCCCCCCAGGCGCAGCACGACGCCCTCACCGGCTTCCTGAGCGAGTACTTCCCCGTCCCCTCCCCCTTCGAGACGGGGCCCGCGCGTACGACGGTCCGATGA
- a CDS encoding response regulator, whose protein sequence is MTMQEGLVLVVEDSEEDIEAVARALGRSHPLVRLEFTASPRTVVPRLLDPGAERPALVLLDLNLPGYSGHSLLRDIRLRPELAKVPVVVFTSSTAPAEVEDCYAAGADSYIFKPLNFDLFRTVLGSTVDFWLADRPVPRDLPTA, encoded by the coding sequence ATGACCATGCAGGAGGGCCTGGTCCTGGTCGTCGAGGACTCCGAGGAGGACATCGAGGCCGTGGCCCGCGCGCTGGGCCGCTCGCACCCACTGGTCCGGCTGGAGTTCACCGCCTCCCCCCGGACCGTCGTGCCCCGGCTGCTGGACCCCGGGGCCGAACGGCCCGCGCTGGTACTGCTCGACCTCAACCTCCCCGGCTACAGCGGGCACTCCCTGCTGCGCGACATACGGCTGCGGCCGGAACTCGCCAAGGTGCCGGTGGTGGTCTTCACCTCCTCGACCGCGCCGGCCGAGGTCGAGGACTGCTACGCGGCCGGCGCGGACAGCTACATCTTCAAACCGCTGAACTTCGACCTGTTCCGCACCGTCCTCGGTAGCACGGTCGACTTCTGGCTCGCCGACCGGCCGGTGCCCCGCGACCTGCCCACCGCCTGA
- a CDS encoding PP2C family protein-serine/threonine phosphatase produces the protein MISSDVWTVAGENLPAPRTSGAPRSDWAAGLHRIWLRAQTTTDVTGLSDELYDLLLTVPRVTVVTGCRFSSNGRALYLRSSAEAGSPPVRVLLPAGDAWSRAGAPPAHGEVRRFRADDSHGRARPEQPVWEAASATHVVECTLPLEDGDWAAVAVGLAGDGQAPPALPAMLGQVCDVVASCNTRILHERENARRQARDALLAEASLQMDSSLDTEETLQRVARMTVPAVAEGCLVHLRYPTGYRLVAAAHLAADARESFEAAGRDPVWLAEVLPKVSDLREGVVLTGEQLAGTPFAAHGPAPSGTVTVNPLRARGRLLGTVTFAYQRGAAEIAGPAFLADLALRAALAIDNATLYEQRRQNVRSLQQHLLPAVLPEYPGLELAAAYEVGDAALDVGGDFYDAVAGARSFSLVVGDVCGRGAEAAALTGLARHTLRTLLEDDVAPAAALTRLNRSLRASTSSKFVTAIVAALAPQGDGSFALRIATAGHPPVRVLRADGTVHSLNSAPGPLLGVLDDYALPEATEVLRPGDTAVLLTDGITESRAADGAFFEDRLSRVLTGLADHGPRELVTGLARAALDFGRGCADDMAVLAVRAGTATSRDERRAER, from the coding sequence ATGATCAGCTCGGACGTGTGGACAGTGGCCGGCGAGAACCTGCCGGCACCACGTACCTCCGGCGCGCCGCGGTCGGACTGGGCCGCCGGGCTCCACCGGATCTGGCTGCGGGCACAGACCACGACCGACGTCACCGGTCTGTCCGACGAACTGTACGACCTGCTGCTGACGGTGCCCCGGGTGACCGTGGTGACCGGCTGCCGATTCTCGTCGAACGGCCGGGCCCTCTACCTGCGCAGCAGCGCCGAGGCCGGGAGCCCTCCGGTCCGTGTCCTCCTGCCCGCCGGCGACGCCTGGAGCCGTGCGGGCGCGCCGCCCGCCCACGGGGAGGTACGCCGGTTCCGCGCGGACGACAGCCACGGCCGCGCCCGCCCCGAACAGCCCGTGTGGGAGGCGGCGTCGGCGACCCACGTGGTGGAGTGCACCCTCCCCCTGGAGGACGGCGACTGGGCCGCGGTCGCGGTCGGCCTCGCGGGCGACGGGCAGGCCCCTCCGGCCCTGCCCGCGATGCTCGGCCAGGTGTGCGACGTGGTGGCGTCCTGCAACACCCGGATCCTGCACGAGCGGGAGAACGCCCGGCGGCAGGCGCGCGACGCCCTGCTCGCCGAGGCCTCGCTGCAGATGGACTCCTCCCTCGACACCGAGGAGACCCTGCAGCGGGTCGCGCGGATGACCGTTCCCGCGGTCGCCGAGGGCTGCCTGGTCCATCTGCGGTACCCCACCGGCTACCGGCTGGTCGCCGCCGCACACCTTGCCGCCGACGCGCGGGAGAGCTTCGAGGCGGCCGGCCGTGATCCGGTCTGGCTCGCCGAAGTCCTGCCGAAGGTGTCCGACCTGCGCGAGGGCGTCGTCCTGACCGGTGAGCAACTCGCGGGAACGCCCTTCGCCGCTCACGGCCCCGCACCCAGCGGGACGGTCACGGTGAACCCGCTGCGAGCGCGCGGCCGACTGCTCGGCACGGTCACCTTCGCCTACCAGCGCGGCGCCGCCGAGATCGCCGGGCCCGCCTTCCTCGCGGACCTGGCCCTGCGGGCCGCCCTGGCCATCGACAACGCGACGCTGTACGAACAGCGGCGGCAGAACGTCAGATCGCTCCAGCAGCACCTGCTCCCGGCCGTCCTGCCCGAGTACCCCGGCCTGGAACTCGCCGCCGCCTACGAGGTGGGCGACGCCGCGCTGGACGTGGGCGGCGACTTCTACGACGCGGTCGCGGGGGCCCGCTCGTTCTCCCTGGTGGTGGGCGACGTGTGCGGGCGCGGCGCGGAGGCGGCGGCACTGACCGGTCTCGCCCGGCACACCCTGCGGACCCTGCTGGAGGACGACGTCGCGCCGGCCGCGGCCCTGACCCGGTTGAACCGCTCGCTGCGCGCCAGCACGTCCTCGAAGTTCGTCACCGCGATCGTCGCGGCCCTCGCTCCGCAGGGCGACGGCTCCTTCGCCCTGCGCATCGCCACGGCCGGCCACCCGCCGGTGCGCGTGCTGCGCGCCGACGGGACCGTCCACTCCCTGAACAGCGCCCCGGGTCCCCTGCTCGGAGTCCTGGACGACTACGCGCTGCCCGAGGCCACGGAGGTCCTGCGCCCGGGCGACACCGCCGTCCTGCTCACCGACGGCATCACGGAGTCCCGGGCCGCCGACGGAGCGTTCTTCGAGGACCGCCTGTCCCGGGTGCTAACCGGCCTGGCCGACCACGGTCCGCGGGAACTGGTGACCGGCCTCGCCCGGGCGGCCCTGGACTTCGGCCGGGGCTGCGCCGACGACATGGCCGTCCTGGCCGTCCGGGCCGGGACGGCGACCAGCCGCGACGAGAGGCGTGCCGAGCGATGA
- a CDS encoding ATP-binding protein codes for MADDDWLSPRARAAESAAGGGFDLTECVREPIHLLGRVQSFGVLLAVGLHDGIVRVASDNVHDRLGLTAGQLLGRPAHDVLGHDVLGHDVLEAALRETVRSGENSALLPEPLRTASGALFDVTAHRRDALLVLELEPCQDLSRARPGLHRRVQQALLRIQRCTTVADCCAAAVREVRLLTGYQRVVAYRFEDEDGPGEVVAEDAAAHLEPWLGLWFPASDIPPQARRLYQRNWIRVIGDVDDPGAGLDPPLRPSTGRPLDLSSAALRTVSSFHLEYLRNIGVRSSMSVSVLRDDTLWGLIACHGEEPVWLSPDVRSACELFGSALSVQLATIDDREQATALEHRRAALERLLADLSDSPAASLHDHADALGALVDADGTIVVHDGATTVRGPAVAGSVVERLRSLAADLRPGEVWATDRLPEILAPHADGTTDGTADAPEPAGVLLLPLGDGLLAWYRTERPTSRCWASDPALPVRLGPHGERLTPRGSSAVFRATVRGRSLPWTAADRAGAGEATRAVADLLARHSAWTADFNRRLQRSNADLDAFAHAAAHELKEPLRGISNAAIFIVEDAAASLDEVSLRRLDTVRRLAARMDSLLDSLLRYSQVSAVGLDRIRIPLATALDAALDIAGERLAEHGVSVVRGVLPVVSADPDRLQDVLVNLLVNAAKYAREDGPRFVCVDVERRDDEHGTAQDVVVVRDNGIGIPPEHQDEVFGLFRRLHRPTEKGGGSGAGLAIVRRIVERHGGSVWLRTPPAGGTEVCFTLPDD; via the coding sequence TTGGCCGACGACGACTGGCTGTCCCCCCGCGCCCGGGCGGCCGAGAGCGCGGCCGGCGGCGGCTTCGATCTCACCGAGTGCGTCCGCGAGCCGATCCACCTCCTGGGCAGAGTGCAGTCGTTCGGCGTCCTGCTGGCAGTTGGTCTGCACGACGGCATCGTCCGGGTCGCCTCCGACAACGTCCACGACCGGCTCGGCCTGACGGCCGGGCAACTCCTGGGACGCCCGGCGCACGACGTGCTCGGCCACGACGTGCTCGGCCACGACGTGCTCGAAGCCGCCCTCCGGGAGACCGTCCGCTCCGGGGAGAACTCGGCCCTCCTCCCCGAGCCGTTGCGCACGGCGTCCGGCGCGCTCTTCGATGTCACCGCACACCGCCGAGACGCGCTGCTCGTCCTGGAGCTCGAACCCTGCCAGGACCTCTCCCGGGCGCGGCCCGGCCTGCACCGGAGGGTCCAACAGGCGCTCCTGCGGATCCAGCGCTGCACCACGGTGGCCGACTGCTGTGCCGCGGCCGTACGGGAAGTGCGGCTGCTGACCGGCTACCAGCGGGTGGTCGCCTACCGCTTCGAGGACGAGGACGGCCCCGGCGAGGTCGTCGCCGAGGACGCCGCGGCGCACCTCGAACCCTGGCTCGGCCTGTGGTTCCCGGCCAGTGACATCCCGCCGCAGGCCCGCCGGCTCTACCAGCGCAACTGGATCCGCGTCATCGGCGACGTCGACGACCCCGGCGCGGGCCTCGACCCGCCGCTGCGGCCGTCCACCGGCCGTCCGCTCGACCTCTCCTCCGCGGCGCTGCGGACCGTCTCCTCCTTCCACCTCGAGTACTTGCGCAACATCGGCGTCCGTTCCTCCATGTCGGTGTCCGTCCTGCGCGACGACACCCTGTGGGGCCTCATCGCCTGTCACGGTGAAGAACCGGTCTGGCTCTCCCCCGACGTCCGGTCGGCCTGCGAGCTGTTCGGAAGCGCCCTGTCCGTGCAGCTCGCCACCATCGACGACCGCGAACAGGCCACCGCACTCGAACATCGCCGGGCGGCCCTGGAGCGTCTGCTGGCCGACCTGTCCGACTCCCCCGCGGCATCGCTGCACGACCACGCGGACGCGCTCGGGGCCCTGGTCGACGCCGACGGCACGATCGTGGTGCACGACGGAGCGACCACCGTTCGGGGTCCCGCCGTCGCCGGCTCCGTGGTGGAACGGCTCCGGTCCCTGGCCGCCGACCTGCGGCCCGGCGAGGTCTGGGCCACCGACCGGCTCCCCGAGATCCTGGCACCGCACGCCGACGGCACGACCGACGGCACGGCCGACGCCCCGGAGCCGGCGGGAGTTCTCCTGCTTCCCCTGGGTGACGGCCTCCTGGCCTGGTACCGCACCGAGCGGCCCACCTCCCGGTGCTGGGCCTCGGACCCCGCACTGCCCGTACGGCTCGGACCGCACGGCGAACGGCTGACGCCCCGCGGATCCTCGGCGGTCTTCCGTGCCACGGTCCGCGGCCGGAGCCTGCCGTGGACCGCGGCCGACCGGGCGGGCGCCGGGGAGGCCACCCGTGCGGTCGCCGACCTCCTCGCCCGCCACTCCGCCTGGACCGCCGACTTCAACCGGCGCCTGCAGCGCAGCAACGCCGACCTCGACGCGTTCGCCCATGCCGCCGCCCACGAACTCAAGGAACCGCTGCGAGGAATCTCCAACGCGGCGATCTTCATCGTCGAGGACGCCGCGGCATCACTGGACGAGGTCAGCCTGCGGCGACTGGACACCGTACGTCGCCTCGCCGCCCGCATGGACAGCCTCCTCGACTCGCTGCTGCGCTACTCGCAGGTCAGCGCGGTCGGCCTCGACCGGATCCGGATCCCGCTCGCCACCGCCCTCGACGCGGCGCTCGACATCGCCGGCGAGCGGCTCGCCGAGCACGGGGTCAGCGTGGTGCGCGGCGTCCTGCCGGTCGTGTCCGCCGACCCCGACCGGCTCCAGGACGTCCTCGTCAACCTGCTCGTCAACGCGGCCAAGTACGCACGCGAGGACGGACCGCGATTCGTGTGCGTCGATGTCGAGCGCCGGGACGACGAGCACGGAACCGCCCAGGACGTCGTCGTGGTCCGCGACAACGGGATCGGCATCCCCCCGGAACACCAGGACGAGG